Proteins co-encoded in one Candidatus Omnitrophota bacterium genomic window:
- the nusA gene encoding transcription termination factor NusA, translating into MSKELIAIIEQIEREKGIKKEVLIVAVETALLSAVRRNVDVKLNEELKVVLEPVSGEIRVFKNTEEITLKDFGRIAASAARQVIIQKIREAEKDVVYGEFQGKVGEIISGTVYRFEKGNIVIDLLGKAEGLLLKSEQSPKEEFKQGQRIRAFVAEVKKENRGPQIILSRKHPNFVKKLFELEVPEIYEGIVEIKAISRQAGERTKIAVWSKDDKVDSVGACVGMRGGRVKNIVNELSGEKIDIVRYSEDIREYIKAALLPAEVGEMKLDKETKRVEITVADDQLSLAIGKHGQNVRLASKLVGWELDVRTKASLEAAAAAQDARNKEAAAAEAVAVKAESDKEEKGTDKAPSLEELSGVGEKTRELLKEAGFKSLADIAKAEVKDLTQVKGIGEKKAEKMIKEAKKLLK; encoded by the coding sequence ATGAGTAAAGAATTGATCGCTATAATAGAGCAGATTGAACGTGAAAAAGGGATAAAAAAAGAAGTTTTGATCGTGGCTGTGGAAACGGCCCTTTTGAGTGCGGTGCGCCGTAATGTAGACGTGAAGCTTAATGAAGAGCTTAAGGTGGTCCTGGAACCTGTTTCCGGGGAGATCCGCGTGTTCAAGAATACCGAAGAGATCACCCTTAAGGATTTCGGAAGGATTGCCGCGAGCGCGGCGCGCCAGGTGATCATTCAGAAGATCCGCGAAGCGGAGAAGGACGTTGTCTATGGGGAATTCCAGGGCAAGGTCGGGGAGATCATCAGCGGCACGGTTTACCGTTTTGAGAAAGGCAATATCGTGATCGACCTTTTAGGCAAGGCCGAAGGCCTTCTCTTAAAGAGCGAGCAGTCGCCGAAAGAGGAATTCAAGCAGGGACAGCGTATCCGCGCTTTTGTCGCGGAGGTCAAGAAAGAGAACCGCGGCCCGCAGATAATATTATCGCGCAAACACCCGAATTTCGTGAAAAAGCTTTTTGAGCTGGAGGTCCCGGAGATATACGAGGGGATCGTCGAGATCAAAGCTATCTCGCGCCAGGCAGGGGAAAGGACCAAGATAGCTGTCTGGTCCAAGGACGATAAGGTGGATTCGGTCGGCGCCTGCGTGGGTATGCGCGGAGGCCGGGTCAAGAATATAGTCAACGAGCTTTCCGGCGAGAAGATCGATATTGTCCGTTACAGCGAAGACATCCGGGAATATATCAAGGCCGCTCTTTTGCCCGCTGAAGTGGGCGAGATGAAGCTGGATAAAGAGACCAAGCGCGTCGAAATAACCGTGGCTGACGATCAGCTTTCTCTGGCTATCGGAAAACACGGGCAGAATGTCCGGCTCGCCTCGAAACTGGTGGGTTGGGAGCTGGATGTGCGGACTAAAGCTTCTTTGGAGGCAGCGGCAGCGGCGCAAGACGCCAGGAATAAAGAAGCGGCCGCAGCGGAGGCCGTTGCAGTCAAGGCTGAGTCAGACAAGGAAGAAAAGGGAACGGATAAAGCCCCTTCTTTAGAGGAATTATCCGGCGTGGGAGAAAAGACCCGGGAGTTGCTTAAAGAGGCGGGTTTCAAGTCCCTGGCAGATATCGCCAAGGCTGAAGTAAAAGACCTTACCCAGGTAAAAGGAATAGGCGAGAAAAAAGCCGAGAAGATGATCAAGGAAGCCAAGAAGCTTCTTAAATAA
- the infB gene encoding translation initiation factor IF-2, with the protein MDKLKKEKAKTTVKKAKEIKAKPAAKVEHKPAKARPAVKAAGHAPEKAKETLKPLHKPAVSKKKEPIKHAAKAATVEPEKKTHDTHELKAHVAHHAEHPKAHHPAEAKPQPRSESAPVHAHHKAEHTAAHPAAHHKEEVSKPAAPVVEAKPEIPAQPQAIQPVLKDLEMELPISVKDLSVKLQEKPSVLIKTLMGMRVMAGINQNLAKEVVEKVCEKYGFKIKEALGQEETALIGHNKPDLPETLKHRCAIVTIMGHVDHGKTSILDAIRNSKVAESEHGGITQHIGAYKVSLPKGNITFLDTPGHEAFTAMRARGAKVTDIVVLVVAADDGIMPQTQEAIDHAKAAGVSIIVALNKIDKPQADPDKVKKQLSAVGLMAEDWGGKTITVPVSAKTGQGIDTLLEMIILEAEMLELKANPHRQGKGVVLEAKMVKSKGPVATLLIQAGTVHLNENIIVGGFYGKIRAMFDDHGRPLTQAGPSTPVEVLGITGIPEAGEQFFVIEDEKTAKELALKRQEKEKQRQMTPVKRLGLEDLYSQIKEGKIKELNIIIKADAQGSVEAIKEALNKINSPEVKLNIIHDGAGSINSSDVILALASGALILGFNVTPDDLAKSLIDKEGQDVRVYNVIYELVNDIKAALEGMLAPKLKRIFLGKVEVRKVFKLSTSGTIAGCFVQKGKIPRNAAITLNRNGAVVLDNAELASLKRFKDDVKEVEEGFECGLAIKGYPDVMVGDMIEAYQIQKIARTLE; encoded by the coding sequence ATGGATAAATTAAAAAAAGAAAAAGCCAAGACAACGGTCAAAAAGGCCAAAGAGATTAAAGCCAAGCCTGCGGCAAAAGTAGAGCACAAGCCGGCCAAGGCCAGACCTGCGGTAAAGGCCGCAGGGCATGCTCCGGAAAAGGCCAAAGAAACGCTTAAGCCGTTGCACAAACCCGCGGTTAGCAAGAAAAAAGAACCTATTAAGCACGCGGCTAAGGCTGCCACTGTTGAGCCGGAGAAAAAAACGCATGATACGCATGAATTAAAAGCGCATGTCGCCCATCATGCGGAGCATCCAAAAGCGCATCATCCGGCAGAGGCCAAGCCTCAGCCGAGATCCGAGTCCGCGCCTGTTCATGCGCATCATAAGGCAGAGCATACCGCCGCACATCCGGCAGCGCATCATAAAGAAGAAGTAAGTAAGCCGGCGGCGCCGGTCGTCGAAGCTAAGCCGGAGATCCCCGCGCAGCCTCAGGCAATACAGCCTGTTCTTAAAGACCTGGAAATGGAACTGCCTATATCGGTAAAGGACCTCAGCGTTAAACTTCAGGAAAAGCCTTCGGTATTGATAAAGACGCTTATGGGTATGCGGGTAATGGCCGGGATCAATCAGAACCTGGCTAAAGAAGTAGTGGAGAAAGTCTGCGAAAAATACGGATTTAAGATCAAAGAGGCGTTGGGCCAGGAAGAGACCGCGTTGATCGGCCATAACAAGCCTGACCTGCCCGAAACCCTTAAGCACCGCTGCGCTATAGTAACCATAATGGGGCATGTTGACCACGGAAAGACGTCTATACTCGACGCCATCCGCAACAGTAAGGTGGCTGAATCCGAGCACGGAGGGATTACCCAGCATATCGGGGCGTACAAGGTCAGCCTGCCGAAAGGCAATATAACTTTTCTGGATACCCCGGGGCATGAGGCGTTCACCGCTATGCGCGCCAGGGGAGCAAAGGTCACTGATATCGTGGTCCTGGTGGTCGCCGCGGACGACGGGATAATGCCCCAGACCCAGGAGGCCATCGATCATGCCAAGGCAGCCGGAGTTTCGATAATTGTGGCTTTGAACAAGATCGATAAGCCGCAGGCTGATCCGGATAAGGTGAAAAAACAATTATCGGCAGTAGGGCTTATGGCGGAAGACTGGGGCGGCAAGACCATAACCGTCCCGGTATCGGCCAAGACCGGCCAGGGGATAGATACGCTGCTGGAAATGATTATCCTGGAGGCGGAGATGCTGGAGTTAAAGGCGAACCCCCACCGGCAGGGTAAAGGCGTTGTTCTGGAAGCGAAGATGGTAAAAAGCAAAGGACCGGTAGCCACGCTTTTGATCCAGGCAGGCACAGTCCATCTTAATGAGAATATAATCGTAGGCGGTTTTTACGGAAAGATCCGGGCGATGTTCGACGATCACGGCCGGCCTTTGACCCAGGCTGGCCCGTCCACGCCGGTGGAGGTTTTAGGCATTACCGGCATCCCCGAGGCCGGCGAACAGTTCTTTGTGATCGAAGACGAGAAAACCGCCAAGGAACTGGCGCTTAAACGCCAGGAAAAGGAAAAACAAAGGCAGATGACCCCGGTGAAAAGGCTGGGGTTGGAAGACCTGTATTCCCAGATCAAAGAAGGCAAGATCAAAGAATTGAATATTATCATCAAGGCTGACGCCCAGGGGTCGGTAGAGGCTATAAAAGAAGCCCTGAACAAGATAAATTCTCCGGAGGTAAAGCTTAATATAATACATGACGGAGCCGGCAGCATCAACTCGTCGGACGTGATCCTGGCTCTGGCTTCCGGCGCTTTGATCCTGGGCTTTAACGTTACCCCGGATGATCTGGCCAAGTCCCTGATAGACAAAGAAGGCCAGGATGTCCGGGTTTACAATGTCATATATGAGTTGGTTAATGATATAAAGGCCGCCCTCGAGGGGATGCTTGCCCCGAAATTGAAAAGGATATTCCTGGGCAAGGTCGAGGTGCGCAAGGTATTCAAGCTTTCCACTTCCGGGACCATCGCCGGTTGTTTTGTCCAAAAAGGCAAGATCCCGCGTAACGCGGCGATAACCCTTAACCGCAACGGCGCGGTTGTCCTGGATAACGCGGAGTTGGCTTCCTTAAAGCGTTTCAAAGACGATGTCAAGGAAGTCGAAGAGGGTTTTGAGTGCGGGCTGGCGATCAAGGGTTATCCCGACGTGATGGTTGGCGATATGATCGAGGCCTATCAGATACAGAAGATCGCCCGGACACTGGAATAA
- the trpS gene encoding tryptophan--tRNA ligase translates to MSHQKKRILSGMRPTGKLHLGHLVGTLENWIKLQQEYDCFFMVADWHALMGEYEDPKVLSEYTLDNLVDWLSFGISPEKSTIFVQSQVHQHLDLFMIFSCFTPLGWLERCPTYKEQLRQIQTRDLHTYGFLGYPVLQAADILVYKADKVPVGEDQLPHLELTREISRRFNGLYHKEVLPYPDAILTQTPRLLGLDGRKMSKSYNNTINLSDTQETIKKKVQTMITDPKRIKLSDKGHPDICNVFSYYSTFFPGAMDEVKDWCVNASKGCTDCKKNLASKLTEYLAPFYAKRQELLRDKTKLTDILADGNRRAAKTAEETMRQVRTALGI, encoded by the coding sequence ATGTCGCATCAGAAAAAAAGAATCCTCAGCGGGATGCGTCCCACCGGCAAACTTCATTTGGGCCATTTGGTCGGCACCCTGGAAAACTGGATAAAGCTGCAGCAGGAATACGATTGTTTCTTTATGGTTGCCGATTGGCACGCGCTGATGGGCGAATATGAGGATCCGAAAGTTTTATCCGAGTATACCCTGGATAATCTCGTCGATTGGCTGAGCTTCGGCATCTCCCCGGAAAAATCCACCATTTTTGTCCAATCCCAGGTCCACCAGCATCTGGACCTTTTTATGATATTTTCCTGCTTTACGCCTTTGGGCTGGCTGGAAAGATGCCCGACCTATAAAGAGCAACTGCGCCAGATCCAGACCCGCGACCTGCATACTTACGGTTTCCTTGGGTATCCGGTGCTCCAGGCCGCGGATATCCTGGTATATAAAGCGGATAAAGTCCCGGTCGGAGAGGATCAGCTCCCGCATTTGGAGCTTACCCGGGAGATCAGCCGCCGGTTCAACGGCCTTTATCACAAAGAGGTATTGCCTTATCCCGACGCCATACTTACCCAAACACCCAGGCTGTTGGGTCTGGATGGAAGGAAGATGAGCAAAAGCTATAACAATACGATAAACCTTTCGGATACGCAGGAGACCATAAAGAAAAAGGTCCAGACTATGATCACCGATCCGAAAAGGATAAAGCTTTCGGATAAAGGCCATCCGGATATCTGCAATGTCTTCTCGTATTATTCCACATTTTTTCCGGGGGCCATGGATGAGGTGAAAGATTGGTGCGTTAACGCGTCAAAGGGCTGCACGGATTGCAAAAAGAACCTGGCGTCAAAGTTGACGGAATACCTGGCGCCTTTTTACGCCAAACGGCAGGAATTGCTGCGCGATAAAACGAAATTAACCGATATACTGGCCGACGGGAACAGGCGTGCGGCAAAGACCGCCGAGGAAACAATGCGCCAGGTAAGGACGGCTTTAGGCATATGA
- the ruvB gene encoding Holliday junction branch migration DNA helicase RuvB encodes MTREPKARAIRPDSAKFNYLGPDPEAVPAFLLRENQETEEDTVLIISLRPTKLGEFIGQKEIVDNLKVCLAAAKQRKEPLEHVLLSGPPGLGKTCLSHIIAHEMHSKITATSGPAIERAGDLIGILTNLEKGDILFIDEIHRLSKVVEEFLYPAMENSEIDFIIDKGPYAKTIKFHLKPFTLVGATTRSGLLSSPLRSRFGIFHHLDFYDVVDLAEIVSRSAKLLNIRIDQEAALEISRRARGTPRVANRLLRRVRDYVQVANKDKIDQAIAAKSLDDLRIDRSGLDDMDRKVLKLVISSFDGGPVGIESLAASLNEEVDTIADTVEPYLLKAGYLKRTARGRLATKLAYEHLGITYTKEKQEELF; translated from the coding sequence ATGACCAGAGAACCGAAAGCCAGAGCAATTAGGCCGGACAGCGCCAAGTTCAATTATCTGGGGCCTGATCCTGAGGCTGTCCCGGCGTTCCTTTTGCGCGAGAACCAGGAGACGGAAGAGGATACTGTTTTAATTATATCTCTGCGCCCCACAAAGCTGGGCGAGTTCATCGGCCAGAAAGAGATCGTCGATAACCTCAAGGTCTGCCTGGCCGCGGCCAAACAAAGGAAAGAGCCGCTTGAGCATGTGCTTTTATCCGGTCCTCCGGGCCTGGGAAAGACCTGCCTTTCGCATATCATCGCCCACGAGATGCATTCCAAGATCACCGCCACCAGCGGCCCGGCTATAGAAAGAGCGGGAGACCTGATCGGCATCCTGACCAATCTGGAAAAAGGGGATATCCTGTTCATCGACGAAATACACCGGCTTTCCAAGGTGGTGGAGGAATTCCTTTATCCGGCGATGGAGAACTCAGAGATAGATTTCATCATCGATAAAGGCCCGTACGCCAAGACCATAAAATTCCATCTCAAGCCTTTTACCCTGGTGGGAGCGACGACCCGGTCAGGGCTTTTATCCTCCCCTTTAAGGAGCAGGTTCGGGATCTTTCATCACCTTGATTTCTACGATGTGGTGGACCTGGCTGAGATCGTCAGCCGTTCGGCCAAGCTGTTGAATATCAGGATCGACCAGGAAGCCGCCCTGGAGATAAGCCGCAGGGCGCGCGGCACTCCCCGTGTGGCTAACCGGCTTTTACGCCGGGTGCGCGATTACGTCCAGGTGGCGAATAAAGACAAGATCGATCAGGCGATAGCCGCCAAAAGCCTGGATGATTTGAGAATAGACAGATCCGGCCTTGACGATATGGACCGCAAGGTGCTTAAGCTTGTGATCAGTTCTTTTGACGGAGGCCCGGTGGGCATAGAGTCTCTGGCTGCCTCATTGAACGAAGAAGTGGATACTATCGCCGACACGGTCGAGCCTTATCTGCTCAAGGCAGGGTATTTGAAGCGCACTGCCCGGGGAAGGCTGGCCACCAAACTCGCCTACGAACATCTCGGAATAACTTATACTAAAGAAAAACAAGAGGAACTGTTTTAA
- a CDS encoding DUF2905 domain-containing protein, whose translation MQGLGKVLIIFGIILVGLGVSLAFMQRIPFLGKLPGDILVQKKNFTLYFPLSTSILISVIVSIIFWLWPRR comes from the coding sequence ATGCAGGGATTGGGCAAGGTTTTAATAATTTTCGGGATCATCCTGGTTGGCTTGGGGGTGTCGCTTGCTTTTATGCAGCGCATCCCGTTTTTAGGCAAACTTCCCGGAGATATACTGGTCCAGAAAAAGAATTTTACTCTTTATTTCCCGCTTTCCACCTCAATATTGATCAGCGTTATAGTCTCAATAATCTTCTGGTTATGGCCCCGCCGGTAA
- the queA gene encoding tRNA preQ1(34) S-adenosylmethionine ribosyltransferase-isomerase QueA produces MKLADFDYELPKELIAQYPLEDRASCRLMVVDRADESIREFRFSRIADFLAKNDLLALNNTKVLTCRLKGHRLSGGKVEVFLLSRKSGLTFEALLKPGRLKLGEKIVFKNKDIFCSISGRNEVTFLDCDEEQVYNLGVIPLPPYIKREPEELDKLYYQTVYASKKGSVASPTAGLHFTEGLLDKIKAGGVELGYVTLHVGHATFKPVKCEDITQHPMSTEHFSIPDETLVLLDKCRKNNGRICAVGTTSCRALETYAGQGMAQGDTSLFIYPGYKFRMVDRLLTNFHLPKTTLFMLVCAFAGEELAKRAYRKAVEDKFRFYSYGDAMLIL; encoded by the coding sequence ATGAAATTGGCGGATTTTGATTATGAACTGCCGAAGGAGCTTATTGCCCAGTATCCTTTGGAAGACCGGGCAAGCTGCCGGTTAATGGTCGTTGACCGTGCAGACGAAAGTATCCGGGAATTCAGATTCTCCAGGATAGCGGATTTTCTGGCTAAGAACGACCTGCTGGCGCTGAACAATACCAAAGTCCTTACCTGCCGTTTGAAAGGCCACAGGCTCAGCGGCGGCAAGGTTGAGGTGTTCCTTTTAAGCCGTAAATCCGGGCTTACATTTGAGGCGTTGCTCAAGCCCGGCAGGCTGAAGCTTGGGGAAAAGATAGTATTCAAGAATAAGGATATCTTCTGTTCGATAAGCGGCAGGAATGAAGTGACATTCCTTGATTGCGATGAAGAACAGGTATATAATTTAGGTGTTATACCTCTGCCTCCGTATATTAAACGGGAGCCGGAAGAGCTGGATAAGCTTTATTATCAGACTGTTTACGCCAGCAAAAAAGGATCGGTCGCTTCGCCTACGGCGGGGCTGCATTTCACCGAAGGGCTTCTGGATAAGATCAAGGCGGGAGGGGTTGAACTGGGATACGTTACCCTGCACGTCGGGCACGCAACTTTTAAACCCGTGAAATGCGAGGATATCACGCAACATCCGATGTCCACGGAGCATTTCAGCATTCCGGATGAGACTCTTGTCCTTTTGGACAAGTGCCGGAAGAATAACGGGCGTATCTGCGCTGTGGGGACTACCAGCTGCCGCGCCCTGGAGACTTACGCCGGGCAGGGGATGGCGCAGGGCGATACCAGCCTGTTTATTTATCCGGGGTATAAGTTCCGGATGGTCGACCGGTTATTGACCAATTTTCATCTTCCCAAAACCACGCTCTTTATGCTGGTTTGCGCGTTCGCCGGAGAAGAGCTGGCCAAGAGGGCGTACCGGAAAGCCGTCGAGGATAAATTCCGGTTCTACAGTTACGGCGACGCGATGTTGATCCTGTAA
- a CDS encoding SpoIID/LytB domain-containing protein gives MRIVSSAPELKIKAVGGYEVFDVNSGKRLFAGQDLDAAVFAGKSGLVWPGENINTDSVFIKPGGSAEILINNRRYRGGVRIIRKSSLGLSAVNYLGLEDYVKGIAVREVSHYWPAEALKAQAIVFRTFALYQIEQNKNKDFDVTSDVYSQVYGGKQAERYRINDAVDQTKNEVLVYKGKIFPAFYHSTCAGHTEDASLLWDINIPPLKGVACYYCGDSPHFSWRAGLNKAGIRDSLVKAGYKINRVKSIRVLQRDRSNRAIDLQVDTDAAGIKMQAKDFRNIIGPDIIRSANFTVKPGFGGLEFSGLGWGHGVGLCQWGAYFQAKLGGLYRDILGFYYPDSEIVSLTSLSPG, from the coding sequence GTGCGGATTGTTAGCAGCGCCCCGGAGTTGAAGATAAAGGCCGTTGGCGGATATGAGGTTTTTGACGTCAACAGCGGTAAAAGATTGTTCGCCGGACAGGACCTTGATGCCGCGGTGTTCGCCGGAAAATCCGGGCTTGTCTGGCCGGGTGAAAATATCAACACGGATTCCGTATTTATAAAACCCGGGGGCAGCGCTGAGATCTTGATAAATAACCGGAGATACCGAGGGGGGGTCCGGATAATCCGCAAGAGCAGTTTAGGGCTCAGCGCCGTTAATTATCTGGGTTTGGAGGATTATGTCAAAGGCATAGCGGTCAGGGAGGTGTCGCATTACTGGCCGGCGGAGGCATTAAAGGCGCAGGCGATTGTTTTCAGGACATTCGCCCTTTATCAGATCGAACAGAATAAGAACAAGGATTTTGATGTGACCAGCGATGTCTATTCTCAGGTCTACGGCGGGAAGCAAGCTGAGCGCTACCGCATAAATGACGCGGTAGACCAGACCAAGAACGAGGTGCTGGTTTACAAAGGGAAGATATTTCCGGCATTTTATCATTCTACCTGCGCCGGGCACACAGAGGACGCTTCTCTTTTATGGGATATAAATATCCCGCCATTAAAAGGCGTAGCCTGTTATTATTGCGGGGATTCCCCGCATTTTAGCTGGCGCGCGGGTTTGAATAAGGCCGGCATCAGAGATAGCCTGGTCAAGGCAGGATATAAAATAAACCGGGTGAAATCCATCCGCGTCCTGCAGCGGGACCGTTCGAACCGGGCTATTGACCTGCAGGTTGATACCGATGCCGCAGGGATCAAGATGCAAGCGAAGGATTTCCGCAATATTATCGGGCCGGATATTATCCGCAGCGCCAATTTTACGGTGAAGCCGGGCTTTGGCGGTTTGGAATTCTCAGGCCTGGGCTGGGGCCATGGGGTCGGTTTGTGCCAGTGGGGGGCGTATTTTCAGGCAAAGCTTGGCGGGCTTTACCGCGATATACTGGGGTTTTATTATCCGGATTCCGAAATTGTATCGTTGACCAGCTTGAGCCCGGGGTAA
- the proS gene encoding proline--tRNA ligase, translating into MYWSRSFIPTLKEAPQEAESVSHQLMLRAGLARMLMAGAYSYLPLGLKVLKNIEGIIRREMNAAGANELLLPALQPLDLWVKTGRDKTIGEVMIRFTDRRGRNVCLGPTHEEIITDLAKNHISSYKQLPLTLYQIQTKFRDELRPRFGLVRACEFIMKDAYSFDQDEDGLEKSYQAMFSAYKNIFKSCGLDCLAVEADSGVMGGNVSHEFMVPASCGEDLVFVCPDCKTAFPYKEGAADACPKCKAKSERVNTIEVGHIFKLGTKYSAALGANFLDAKGSLNPLIMGCYGIGVSRLISTIIEQNHDQNGIIWPDEVTPYDIIVAPLDVTDENILNQARKLYDALGSKGKSVLLDDRDERAGVKFKDADLVGIPKQIIVGKEFVKKGMVELKDRRGQDKIIDTPENILKLFGVE; encoded by the coding sequence ATGTACTGGTCAAGATCGTTCATCCCGACATTAAAAGAGGCGCCGCAGGAAGCGGAATCAGTCAGCCATCAGTTGATGCTAAGGGCCGGGCTTGCCCGCATGCTTATGGCCGGGGCATATTCTTATCTTCCCCTGGGGCTTAAGGTGCTTAAGAATATAGAGGGGATAATCCGCCGGGAAATGAACGCCGCCGGCGCTAATGAATTGCTTTTGCCCGCGCTTCAGCCGTTGGACCTGTGGGTCAAGACAGGAAGGGATAAGACTATAGGCGAGGTAATGATCCGGTTTACCGACCGCAGGGGACGGAATGTCTGCCTTGGCCCCACGCACGAGGAGATCATTACCGACCTGGCTAAGAACCATATCTCCAGCTATAAGCAATTGCCGCTCACGCTTTATCAGATACAGACAAAGTTCCGGGATGAGCTGCGGCCGCGATTCGGCCTGGTTAGGGCCTGCGAGTTCATTATGAAAGACGCGTACAGCTTTGACCAGGACGAGGATGGCCTGGAAAAAAGTTATCAGGCGATGTTTAGCGCTTACAAGAATATTTTCAAAAGCTGCGGGCTTGATTGCCTGGCGGTGGAAGCGGATTCCGGGGTGATGGGAGGCAATGTCTCGCATGAGTTCATGGTTCCGGCATCCTGCGGCGAGGACCTGGTCTTTGTCTGCCCGGATTGTAAAACCGCGTTCCCTTATAAAGAAGGCGCAGCGGACGCCTGCCCGAAATGCAAAGCGAAATCCGAAAGAGTGAATACTATCGAGGTCGGCCATATTTTTAAATTAGGGACCAAATACAGCGCGGCATTGGGCGCGAATTTTCTGGACGCCAAGGGCAGCCTTAATCCTTTGATCATGGGCTGCTACGGGATCGGCGTTTCGCGGCTGATCTCCACGATAATCGAGCAGAATCATGATCAGAACGGGATCATCTGGCCGGATGAAGTAACCCCGTATGATATCATAGTGGCGCCTTTGGATGTTACCGACGAGAATATACTGAACCAGGCCCGCAAGCTTTACGATGCGCTGGGCAGCAAGGGAAAAAGCGTGCTCCTGGATGACCGCGATGAGCGGGCAGGCGTGAAATTCAAGGACGCTGACCTGGTGGGCATACCGAAGCAGATCATTGTCGGAAAAGAATTCGTGAAAAAAGGGATGGTCGAATTGAAGGACCGCAGGGGCCAGGATAAGATTATCGATACACCGGAAAACATCCTCAAGCTTTTTGGGGTGGAATAA
- a CDS encoding ribosome maturation factor RimP gives MGKLEIAADLEKIIRERLESLGFDLVELICRYEGPKLALRVFADKPEGGINMDECAEANRALGRILEEGDLIKESFVLEVSSPGLDRVLRTTADFCRVVNKKVKFFLSEPVNGKIEHDGVVRQADPEAVDILTVKEEAVRIPLAKINKARRILE, from the coding sequence TTGGGCAAGCTTGAGATAGCGGCTGATCTGGAAAAAATTATCCGGGAAAGGCTGGAGTCCCTTGGATTTGATCTGGTGGAATTGATCTGCCGCTATGAAGGCCCGAAACTGGCTTTGCGCGTCTTCGCGGATAAGCCTGAAGGCGGGATAAATATGGATGAATGCGCCGAGGCCAACCGGGCGTTAGGAAGGATCCTGGAAGAGGGCGATCTGATAAAAGAGAGCTTTGTCCTGGAGGTGAGTTCTCCGGGTTTGGACCGGGTTTTGCGTACAACAGCGGATTTTTGCCGGGTTGTAAATAAAAAAGTAAAGTTCTTTCTATCTGAGCCGGTTAATGGTAAAATAGAGCACGATGGGGTTGTGCGCCAGGCTGATCCTGAAGCAGTGGATATCCTGACGGTAAAAGAAGAGGCTGTCCGGATACCCCTGGCTAAAATTAACAAAGCCAGGCGTATCCTTGAATAA
- a CDS encoding segregation/condensation protein A — protein sequence MNYKIKLELFEGPLDLLLYLVKRDHLNIYDIPIAKVTEQYLSYLELMKCLDLNIAGEFLVMAATLMQIKSKMLLPAVESEEAQDDAVDPRDELVKQLLEYERFKEIAQELRQREIKQQDIFKRPKLQEKDLPETAPVYFEASIFDLITAFSQALEETPKDIFYNVIKDEYSIEDKIHQILHLLLLKNSVKLSELFTQAKTKIEIIVTFLSILELVKLREIRALQCEAFGEIEIARNQNNIIPYDQRTESQSN from the coding sequence ATGAACTATAAAATAAAACTGGAGCTCTTTGAAGGCCCGCTTGACCTTCTTTTGTACCTGGTCAAGCGCGACCATTTGAATATCTATGATATCCCGATCGCCAAGGTCACCGAGCAGTATTTGTCTTACCTTGAGCTGATGAAGTGCCTGGACCTGAACATCGCCGGCGAATTTCTGGTTATGGCCGCCACGCTTATGCAGATTAAGTCCAAAATGCTTTTGCCGGCGGTTGAATCCGAAGAGGCGCAGGATGATGCGGTCGATCCTCGGGATGAGCTGGTCAAACAGCTGTTGGAATACGAGCGTTTCAAAGAGATCGCCCAGGAATTAAGGCAGCGCGAGATAAAACAGCAGGATATATTCAAAAGGCCGAAACTTCAGGAGAAAGACCTGCCGGAGACCGCGCCGGTGTATTTCGAAGCAAGCATTTTTGATTTGATCACCGCGTTTTCCCAGGCTCTTGAAGAAACTCCTAAAGATATTTTTTACAACGTGATCAAGGACGAATACAGCATTGAAGACAAGATCCATCAGATACTTCATCTGCTGTTATTGAAGAACTCCGTGAAGCTTTCGGAATTATTCACCCAGGCCAAGACAAAGATAGAGATAATCGTCACATTCCTATCCATACTGGAATTGGTCAAGCTCAGGGAGATCCGCGCCCTGCAGTGCGAGGCCTTCGGCGAAATAGAGATAGCCCGGAACCAGAACAATATCATACCTTATGACCAGAGAACCGAAAGCCAGAGCAATTAG